gttaaaatcactgattttttttctatggactttggtgtgggagagtgagtggagtTTTATGTGAGCCTGCTTTGCTTCAGCATGTCTTGGCACATGGGGGCGCTCACGACTCAGTCGAAACTATGTGTCCACGCCTTAAATTTGTctcattgtgtgtgaagtatttatttgtactttattacAGCTGAACAGGAAATGACAACAACCTCAACagcttttgaaatgtaaaataaaaaaaaagctcttcttttttataaaacaaataataaaatacatctgTGTCCCTTTTAGTTTCCTTGTATTCCCCTTTGTTCCTTCGTCTCATGAATGTTCACTGCCAGGATactaaatgactaaatgaatatataaattCTTACATGGAGATCCAGACATTCCAAGAAGAATCAGCACCTCACTTAACCCTCACGGAAGAAAAACACCAGCTCTGGTAGCAGAACACCAGAGAAACACTCGTCGCAACGCCGACAAAAATCTGCTCCTTACTTTTTGAAACTCTATCTCTTATTAATAACTTCTTCCTGCTCACAGAGTCAAAACAGTTAACCCTTTAGTGACCACACAGGTATGAAAGATTTGCAGTACAGTATTTCTTCTGCTCAGGGGCAAAAGAAACCGGCAATGTCAGAATCAATAACTTACAGAAAGAAAGTAACCATAAGCCACCATAGTAAACCAGTCAAAAATGGTAGTGCAGGTGGTTCAGTTGTCTCTGTTTCTTGTGACTCTCAATGAAAACATAAGGAGCTACGACGAGGGACAGTGATGAAGCTTTTCAATGCTAACTGCTAGTGCTGTTTCCTGACATGATTCCAGTAGCCAATCACAGGGAAGTCTCTGTCTAGCTGGCTAATCAGAAGACAGGGTTGGGCTTAACGGCTGAATACTGGAAGCACACGTCACACTTGGAGCACTTTTTTGAAGACAATAGCACAACAACCATCTCTGCGACAAACCATTCTAAAAGCCGTAATTCTGCGTCACCAGACTGAATAAAAGAAGCTACGTGCGTGTCTGCGACAAACCATTCTAAAAGCCGAAATTCTGCGTCACCAGACTGAATAAAAGAAGCTACGTGCGTGTCTGCGACAAACCATTCTAAAAGCCGGAATTCAGTTGAAGATCAGGTTCAACGTGTTGGTGCGGTGTGAGtcactgagaaaataatcatctcAGTAGCCAATCACAGGGAAGTCTCTCTCTAGCTGGCCAATCAGAAGACAGGGTTGGGCTTAACGGCTGAATACTGGAAGCACACGTCACACTTGGAGCACTTTTTTGAAGACAATAGCACAACAACCATCTCTGCGACAAACCATTCTAAAAGCCGAAATTCTGCGTCACCAGACTGAATAAAAGAAGCTACGTGCGTGTCTGCGACAAACCATTCTAAAAGCCGGAATTCAGTTGAATGAAGTTGGTTCAACGTGTTGGTGCGGTGTGAGTCACTAAGAAAATAATCATCTTAGTAGCCAATCACAGGGAAGTCTCTCTCTAGCTGGCCAATCAGAAGACAGGGTTGGGTTTAACcgctgatgttgttttttttttatcattgacTTTGTatcagggccacacggtggtgtagtggttagcaccctcgccttgcagcgagaagacccgggttcgagccccggttggaacaagggcctttctgcatggagtttgcatgttctccccgtgtgtgcgtgggttctctccgggttctccggcttcctcccacagtccaaaaacatgcaatgtggggataggtaaattgaacactctaaattgaccataggagtgagtgtgagagtgaatggttgtttgtctctatctgtgtgtggccctgcgatggactggcgaactgtccagggtgtaccccgcctatcgcccgatgtagctgagattggcacagcaccccccgcgaccctctagcagaggataaagcggtagatgatgactgactgactttgtaTCAGCTTgtcttattatcattattattattacacattaaaGAGCTTtgcaattttgtttgtttgtcctctgTTGACATCAGTTCTCaaaagtgttgtgttgttaaaAAGGTAGCACAGGTGATCATAGACTGTATGTGGAGAGAAGCCATTTTAGCAGTACCTGAAACCTGTGTTCTATGGAattaccaccagggggcgactccatgtgtttgtgtgcatgtttcaaTCAATGAGCCTACGTGTCATTTCATTTATGATGCTTTTAAGACTCATTTATGAGCCATTTCTTCATGGTCAAGTTCAACTCCatccctggcaggttgtactcaattcccttgtaagtcactttggataaaagcatctgctgaatgacatgtaatgtaatgtaatgtcatttttcCAAAAACGATAAGCATATGGGGGCGACTCCAtgggtttgtgtgtatgttttcttttgtgtgtatttatggtgctttcatttaatttattaataaattaattaatatttacttattaatgaGCCATTTTTTCATATTCACTCTGTTTGGAAAGCGATAAGCTTActttaataatgtaaatcaaaAGAAATCTTTACAGTATCTAAACTCTACTAATATAAAGGCTGTGCCTATGCTGTGATTGAGAGCACCATCCAGTAGCTGAaagctcccacaccaaagagtaagtcagtgattttagctcacggggacacaggaaaatgctggtctactgctccctcgtgtggtcagtttgtgtcattgtgGTGAATCTAAATAAGGGATTTAaaatgctgaagtgacaaaataagacatttggatttagtgatggaggcagcagtggatcaacaaacactgtgtgctgtgatctttggtgtgggagagtgagcggttttaCCCACCCGTGCCTGCTTTACTTCAGCATGTTCTCGGCACATGGGGGCGCTCATGACTCAGTCAAAACTGTCCATACCTCATACCACCACTCCTTAAAAAACATTAACTATCAATTTAAGTTAAACCTTCATCCCCTGTCTTagtcttttctttcctccaatGTTTCCTTTTCTACACTTTCCCCGAAGCTActtttgtttctccctctcctccttcctgtTGTTTTCATCCTCCATCACGTTGTCTTTTTCAGTCATcctgtcctcttcctctcaaAACGCTTCGGAGACTTCTCCAGAACTCCCCCCTCCTCTCGTCATCCTGAGGCCACTCCAGGTACGTGGTCGAGCACATGAGTTTGCGGAGTTTGCAGAAACGTTTGGGGATGTTGTCCTTTGGCAGCGGCTCCAGCAGGATCAAGATGGCCGGCTGGCCACTGGTGTTCCCATCGAAAAGCCAGAAATGGGAGAAGTCCAGCTCGTAGCGACACCACTCGGACTGGACAAAACTCTCGGACAGGACGAAGACTGTCCGCCTGCTGCGTTCGATGGCGCTCATGATGTTGTCTGCAATCCACCGCCCGGGGAGGAAGTCCCGCTTGTGGAGACACAGGGTCAGAGGCGGAGAGTCGTCGTCGGTCTCTCTGGAGAAACAGTAAGAaggtcatttttgtcacagttgGTCGACATGAATCTGTGTAAGCAGGGATTGAAATCACAGGCCGTGTTTTCCACCAAGTGCTACAGTGCAATTCAGCTCGCCATGGTATGCTTTGGGTATGTCAATTATAGTAATTATACTATAGTTAtagggccacatggtggtgtagtggttagcactctcgccttgcagcgagaagacccgggttcgagccccggttggaacaagggcctttctgcatggagtttgcatgttctccccgtgtgtgcgtgggttctctccgggtactccggcttcctcccacagtccaaaaacatgcaatgtggggataggtaaattggacactccaaattgaccataggagtgagtgtgagagtgaatggttgtttgtctctatctgtgtgtggccctgcgatggactggcgaactgtccagggtgtaccccgcctatcgcccgatgtagctgagatgataaagaggataaagcggtagatgatgactgactgactgatactatagttataattataattacagCTTAACAAATAaattctagagctgcaactaacggatattttcataatcgattaatctgtcgattattttctcgatgaatcgtttggtccctaaaaaatcagaaaacattaaaaaatgtcgatcggtgttcgtcaaacctggaaatgatgatgttctcaaatgtcttgttttgtccacaaaccaaaatatttaacttttaatgatttctttgttatccagagcaaagaaatgaagaaacatttaagaagcttaaacaatcggaaatgttgttttaagcATGAAAAAAGctgaatcgattaattgtttcagctctaataaaTTCCATTAAAAACTTGTTActtgtatagtatatagtatactAGAGTAAATTAAATAGAAAGAAAAGGCACACACCCCctatttcttattttccttttttcggTTAATGTAATTGCTTCATCACTCATGTAATTTAACTGCACAGAAGCACACACCATTCATTGTTGGACAGACGACATTTCACATCCAGGCCGCTAGGTGGCGCATTGCACTTGGGTAGAGAATAGCGACACGCACAGAGGAAGTCTAAATCCACCTGCGTGAAGGTAACACCGGCGCGACGCGCgtgtctttgttattttcacTACAGGTCAGTAAACATGCCTTAAAATGAGTGTCAATGCAATATTTCAAGAGTTGAAACTTGTTACTGATGAGATCGTTTGCACGGGTTGGTTAGAGTAACAAGTTGTTGTGAGAATGTTGTGTAAACGGAGATAGAAGCTAACTGGCTAATGCTAGCCgacctctctctgtgtgtgtgtgcgcgcgcgcgtgcgtgcgtgtgcgtgcgccagccagccagccagcgGGAAAAGCAAGTCCAAACAGGAAGTTTAAGTAAACGTTTGCACTGTAAGACATTTTCTGTgagacagtaaaaacaaaagcatttattatttttcatgatATGGTTGAAATATATGGGAATACAGATCGGAAGAATGACTATTTGTTTATCTGATATTTGAGTGGATGTGTTAAGGGCCTAAGTAGCCTGAGTTATACTGTAATCTTGTGcattaaatgaacatgtgaagcGATTGTTACTGCTCTAGCTTAGCGTTTCTGAATGGCTATGATATACATAACAAGTTTACAAGATGTTAGTCTACAGGCATGTACAATGTTTGATACCTGAAGTATAATTTTGTGGAAGAATAAATCCTCCTGCGTGAAGGTAACACCAGCTTgacgtgtgtgtctttgttattttcacTACTGGAGAAATAACTTGCTGCTTTAGTCAGGGAGGTAACACAAATATCTGCATGACCTAATGAAATGAACCACTTGGTGAAAACGGAGGCTTTCGACACTTACCCTGACTCCTCCAGCTCAGGTACCAGAAAGGATTCTACCCAGCCAGCATCTCTTTCGCTGTAGGAAACAAATGCATCAAAGGACAGCAGCGCTTCTGAACCTGCTTCATCTCGGAGTCGCCGCTGCCGGGAGCTCCGCTTGGCCCTCAGCCACGCCCGCATCATCCCGAGGTACCAGAAGGCATGAAGGCGCCACAGCAGGACGCTGACCAGAATCCCAACAAACAACACCACACCGCAGcacaacagcacaaacaaaacTCTGTGGCATACAACGACAGACAGGTGGACGTGACCCACCGCCTGCCCCTGCAGGTAGAGAGGAGCGTCACAGACATAGCCCTCCTCCTCGTCTGTTAAATGCACACCTTCATCTCCTTTAATGCTCGACTGGATGAAGGGGACAAAGTCGCAGGAGCAGACAAACTTGTTGTGACCGGCTTGGAGGTTCTGGAGTCGTCGGTACGACTGGAGGTCTGAACGGCTGAACATGTTCAAGGTGTTGGACTGTGGAGGAACACAGAGGCGTCACATAGCAGAGCAGGACGGACGCGGATATATGCAATGTGATTTCTTCTCACCTGTATGGTCAGTGTTTGAAGACTGGGGAACAAACTTCCCACAGGCAGCTTTAGAAACTTATTCCCAGACAGGTGGAGCTCTCTCAGGGTGGGCAGGGCCATGGTGAAGCCCTGTAGGTCATTGTTGCTCAGATCCAACACCTGCTTGCCATAAAGTACAAGGTGATTTGATGAGTGTTGCTGCTGTGCTCATTTGAGGTCAGCTGCACGGTCCATGTTCAGTACCTGCAGAGTTGTTGGTAGACAGGGGGTGACAGTCGTGAGTTTAGCTCCAGAGATGTTGAGGTGCCACAGGGTGGAGGGCCAGGAGCAGCTCTGGGGCATGAAGCTGTAGTGGGTCCTGCTGATGTCCAAGTGGGTCAGTTTGTGAAGTTTTGCCACCAGTCGACTCAATGTGGACAAAGACTGGGTGAAGGTTGGACAGAGGAGAAGTAGaggtgagtatttttttttattgattctcAGAGAGAAACtataattaatttattcatgttttgagGGAACACCTTGAGAGTATTTCCGCTGATGTTTAAAACACGGAGGTCCTTAAGTGTGCCATTTCCATCGCACAGAGTCTCAGTCAAGGTCAAGTCCGTCAGCAGGTTGTCAGACAGGTCCAGGTACTGCAGGTTCATGAAAAGGCCAGTGGTGGCACATGGAATCACAAACGCCTGAGGACAACAAAGAAGCAGTGAACTTTAGGAAGATTGGTGAGAGTTTGACCTTCACGTAGGATGTGTCATGGTTGTTTCTCACAGCAATTTCCCAGAAATTAGGCTTATTATATGCTcataaaaattattttttgcagtgtgtgaTGTGGGGTAATAATCGTCTCTTACCCTGGCGTTTATGACGGACACCATCCTGGGGTACTGCAGCAGAAACCCCAGCTGCAGGAACGACACAAACTTATAGACCTCCAACACCATAGTGTCTCGTAAGAAGAACCTGTCTATGCTTCTTTGATCGGTCCAGTTTGCTTTCTCCCACCTTAAAACAACCAAAGAAGATCTTGTTAGGGCCCGAGCACTAACAGTGGCGTGAGGACCTATTGTTCTTctaagaattattatttttctctccaaaGAATCTCTAATTTGACCCCCTAAACATGTGTGAAAACTGGCTCAGTAGTGCCCCCTCAGGTAAAACGCCAGTGGAGCATGCATAAACTTAATTGTACCGAACTTGGCCtggactcaacaggaagtcattgtcaccatttgttgtttgttaGCAGGATTATAGAAACTCCTTAATAAGTACAGGAGCTGTGATGCATTGATTGCAATTCAGAGTTTGTACACTGGGTGGCATTGTAGCACCAGGTATAGACTAGTGAAATAGTGTTGTTGCCAATTGTTTGAAACCCAACCCAAGTTCTCAGACTTTTCAgctaattaaatgtaaatatttactggtttctttgttccatttaACGAAGAActagaaaaaaatgttttgaggacaacacaagacatttgagaacaccaTCAtatccaggtttgagaaacactgatcaacattttttctacattttctgacattttctgcacCAAACAATTACTTTGTTTGACCAACAGATCAAtctattgtgaaaataatcgttagttgcagacGTTCAGGAAGTCCAGGGTGTTGgacttttgtgtcaaacaaCATGGAGCGTCACAAAATTGTGACGTGAAGTGAGTCAGCCTAATGTACTACACAGTAACTCAGTAGCTAGCAATGGGCTAGCCCCTACAATGGGTATGAGTGAGTGGAAACATGAAGATCTGAACTATTGGTTTAAGGCCTCTGGCACCATGTTGAGGATGGAACCAGAAATTAACAGATGTCATCtgtaaccaggctcctattggaccaTGGACACTGGTGTCCACCCATATTTCCCAAAATctacatcatgttctgttgaaaaGCTTTTCCTGACtttataaatgaagtgagaagTGGAAGCTCATTTGAAGcttcgccccctagtggctgttCAAAATATTCTTATCTCTGGATTGGCCTCGACGAGCAAACCGCAAGTCTACCTCCACTTATTATCTATTcgaacagaaacaaaaatgtctggTTTCCTACCTGCCCACTCCGGACAGTGTGACGCCATCCATGGACAAGGTGGAGACTGGAACTCCGTCCAAAACCTCCAGGAGGTCGACTATGGCCTTATCAGTAACAAAAATGTTACGGAAGGTCATGTGCCTGAGGGGAGACGCCAAAGAAGTGACAccagttgttttttcttcttccacacTCAGTATTTTTTAGGCTAGTAATCGTGGCCATACCTGACCCTCCTTTTCGCCGCCTCTCTTAACGGCTGAACAGCCTCACTCCCGAGCAGATGGAGGTCCACCAGGACGATGGGCGTCTCTGGGTACGTGACGTCAGCGAGCACAGCCGAAGCCAAAGCTGCATTTGTTAGAAACGGTCCGCGGAGGCTCAAAGTGACGTGACCCAACGGCCAAACATACGCAAGAGCCCCAGACTCGTACCTGCACAGGAAGAGTTAAAGGCCACAAGGAGAAACTCATGTCCTTCAATGTTTCATATATGTGTTTGTAAAGCACTGGAACTGGAAcagttgtttaaaaataaaatgccgGGACAAAAGACTTTTTAGCTTTTCAGAGCTTTCAGCTGCCGAGACTGTGGCACCAGCTCCCACCTTGGGTCCAGGAGGCAGAAACTCTCCCTACatttaagttaaagttaaaaatgtatacacacTCAGAATCaggtaaaaataacaaaagggTTGAAATGACCTGGTCAGGTTGTTGGCGTGGACAACAAGTTCCTCCAGCTGTGTGACTCCCCACAGAACTCCTCTCTTTATCTCGACCAGAGCAGGGCCTCCGAACCCCAGCCACCTCAGCCCGAGCAGCCGCTCAAACACCGGCATTGAGCCCACGCAGCTGCAGAAGAGGGTGGTGTTCATACAAGGCAGGTAAAAATATGTGGACAGAAGTCTCTCACCCCCCCCCATTACCTGTACGGGTTGTTGAGCAGGTTCAGCCGCCGCAGAGAGCCGAGCTCGCTGAACCATTGGCGGTTCAGGAACGTGAGCTGATTGTCTGACAGGTCGAGGTCCTCCAGGTTCTTAAGGGAGTCCATCGCTGATGCGTGGATCTCAGCCAGTCCATTAcctgttttttgtaatgtttaaaaACGAGCAAATGAAAGTTTTTGAACTTTAAGACGATTCAAAACAAAGGTACCATGTAGCCAGAACAATTTccatttaatttttcttctcaaaaaaaagaaatatatgtatgtatatatgtgtgtatatatatatatatatatatatatatatatatatatacatatatatatatatatatatatatatatatatatatatatatatatatatatatatatacatatatatatatatatatatatatatatatatatatatacatatatatatatatactggcGCGTGTGGACAGTGCATGTGCGAAATGAATTTCCGCCCCACAGGTAGGTGGCTTagtaagccccgctcaccatgCAGAAAAACCACTTCGGCAACAGGTGTCGTCGCCAAGGATCGTCATCCGAGCCTCAACCTGGCTGataccccgactcccctgcctgaCAGGCCTTTCAGCTGTaagccgctcgaaccagacgtgaCCGAGGGAGCTGCAgcatctttctcttcttctttgggaGGAATGCATCCAATTCCctgtgtccagacttgtacACAGGGCCACCCGATGCAGAAGTGGGATACTATAGGACCCTGAtgtgcgagtataccagggtctgcaATATGTGATGCGCGGCATGTGCGCTTAAGTATACCACGGGcttaaattgactgtaggtgagagttgatggttgtttgtctctgtaatggactggtgatctgtccagggtgtgacctgcctttcgccctatgtcagccgagattggcacagccccccccacaaaggataaagcggtagaaaatggatggatggatgttcttgggactgtgggaggaacccagaGAACCTGAAGAGAACCCACCGTCTGTTTTTAGCTATGTTGGTCAGTATTATcgagacagaaaacagaaaaaaaacattgttaccATGAAGAAGCAGAGCCTTCAGGTGGGTGTGGCCTCTCAGGTCGTCTTTGGCGACCGAGGTGATGTTGTTGAAGGATAGATCCAGAGAAACTGCACGGTCTGTAACCACAGGAACGCGAACAAACCCACAGCGGGAGCAGTCGCAGGAGAATCGCAGGTCACAGCGGTCACAGGTCGGCCCCTCCCTCTGAGCCCAGCACAGGGAGAGGAGGAACAAGAGGGGGGCGGAGTTAAGGTTGGCCTGCTGTCCCATACTGAAGGAGAAAAAGTCAAGACTGAGGTCATTGATGCAAGAGAGTGGGAAGAAGTGACGGTTGTCGCGAACAGGGGACTTTGCattattttctgcatttctgcCAATGAGTGACaaatttattaatttctttgctGCAACATAGCAACGGAGTTTTCCTCTGTTGTCATGACACAATGTTACGTTCAAATAAACGAAGGTAAAGAATGATAGAAGAGCCAATTTAATTTATtctattaaattattttaacttttaaatcaACCAAATTTCAATTAACTTGGGTATCGAGGTAAAAGTTTTTGGATTTGATTGCTCGTTggataatttaaaaacaatgaaatatagaaaaataaaaatactaaagCACAGATAATTACAGAGAATTATAAACTGCATGTAATCGGATTACTACCTAGCAGAAGAAGCAAACAAGGGAGTTTCGTTTGTAAAAAAGTTTTTGCAGCGATCGATCAAATGTAACGAAACGTAAATGAAACTGAACGTTTGTCTTAGAGTCGTCGTCGTCTTACCTttcgtcgtcgtcttcttctcgacaaagacaaagatggTGTTTTTGTGTCGGTGCAGAGAGGAAGTGACTCGTCACAGCTGTAACCGAGCGTGAAAAGCAGGCAGCAAGCATGAAAATTCACTTTGAGGCAGCACTGGTGACATGgtgaagcgtgtgtgtgtgtgtgtgagggattaaATGTCCTCAACTCACTGTGAAGTAAAGACAAAACGTCCTGATGATGCAGTGAAATGACAGTAAATCTGTGGTTTGTGTTACATGGTTTGTGTAATAAAACACTGTAACGTAAAGACTGTGAAACcaaaaccacttcctgtttgtcatgAAGACAAACAACGTCCTCGGTTACTGGACACAGAGAAGAACAGGAAGAGACcacgtcattattattattaacataacAGTACTTAATTACTGCACATAATCTGACTACTTTGTTTACTCTGATCTTTTATCTAATCTGATGGTTTTTTTGCCTACTTTTGTAAAATGAATACTTTGTTTACACAATTGATTCATCTGATTATATTTTACTTAATTACTGAATGTAATCCTTGATACTTTATTTAATCTGAATATATTTTACATAACAGCATGTAATCTGAATACTTttgtttctgattattttgattatatttGACTTAATTACTAATCTGAGTACTTTGTTTATTCTGGTACTTTATTTAATCTGATTATATTTTCCCTAATTACTGCACATAATCTGGctactttttttgtttagctATTTTATCTAATCTGATTATTTTGTGCCTTATTATGTAATCTGAATACTTTGTTTATACTGTTGATCATTCTATCTGATTATATTAGACTGATTTACTGCATGTAATGTGAGTACTTACTTACTGTGGTACTGATTATATTTCACCACAATTTTGGGTTGTTTGTGACTAAATGGGAACATGGGAGTGGTGTAATCCAATCACAGGAGGTCGACATTTGACctgtccaacaggaaactcaagtttgtgaactactcactctcccacaccaaagtccatagag
This Solea solea chromosome 3, fSolSol10.1, whole genome shotgun sequence DNA region includes the following protein-coding sequences:
- the tlr2 gene encoding toll-like receptor 2 → MLAACFSRSVTAVTSHFLSAPTQKHHLCLCREEDDDESMGQQANLNSAPLLFLLSLCWAQREGPTCDRCDLRFSCDCSRCGFVRVPVVTDRAVSLDLSFNNITSVAKDDLRGHTHLKALLLHGNGLAEIHASAMDSLKNLEDLDLSDNQLTFLNRQWFSELGSLRRLNLLNNPYSCVGSMPVFERLLGLRWLGFGGPALVEIKRGVLWGVTQLEELVVHANNLTRYESGALAYVWPLGHVTLSLRGPFLTNAALASAVLADVTYPETPIVLVDLHLLGSEAVQPLREAAKRRVRHMTFRNIFVTDKAIVDLLEVLDGVPVSTLSMDGVTLSGVGRWEKANWTDQRSIDRFFLRDTMVLEVYKFVSFLQLGFLLQYPRMVSVINARAFVIPCATTGLFMNLQYLDLSDNLLTDLTLTETLCDGNGTLKDLRVLNISGNTLKSLSTLSRLVAKLHKLTHLDISRTHYSFMPQSCSWPSTLWHLNISGAKLTTVTPCLPTTLQVLDLSNNDLQGFTMALPTLRELHLSGNKFLKLPVGSLFPSLQTLTIQSNTLNMFSRSDLQSYRRLQNLQAGHNKFVCSCDFVPFIQSSIKGDEGVHLTDEEEGYVCDAPLYLQGQAVGHVHLSVVVCHRVLFVLLCCGVVLFVGILVSVLLWRLHAFWYLGMMRAWLRAKRSSRQRRLRDEAGSEALLSFDAFVSYSERDAGWVESFLVPELEESGETDDDSPPLTLCLHKRDFLPGRWIADNIMSAIERSRRTVFVLSESFVQSEWCRYELDFSHFWLFDGNTSGQPAILILLEPLPKDNIPKRFCKLRKLMCSTTYLEWPQDDERRGEFWRSLRSVLRGRGQDD